In Phycisphaerae bacterium, one genomic interval encodes:
- the cpaB gene encoding Flp pilus assembly protein CpaB gives MNAKALIPLAAGLGIGGLALFLGINTLKNARATQRPTAKVRLLAARENISRGTAITEQLLKAVEYPTELVPAGSFQKKENLIGRVPCVTAPAGLPILEEMLAPPGSRPGILVKPGYRAIAVKIDAGSGVDYNIEPGCFVDVVGSFKVRRNGRTETIAKTIIENAEVAAVGQRLSPDTSREEDGVGPKPKVDPSRMIRAVTLFVKPEDVPRLLLTEQEGRVKLSLRGSEDNVTLDDPASVSDGELLGDEEPEAKAEPAPQPAPPPGPSPALEFVRGLFDKLGERAALAAVEPQPEPWRLHIYRGKSEEVVAFKDRNSSERVIEARGAVAAPRPAPAAPPAPPQPAPAQPPQPAPPSPPVEASDTPDSNQTEPDETEEFSE, from the coding sequence ATGAACGCGAAAGCCCTGATACCGCTGGCCGCCGGGCTGGGCATTGGTGGCCTGGCTCTCTTCCTGGGGATCAACACCCTCAAGAACGCGCGTGCGACGCAGCGGCCCACGGCCAAAGTGAGGCTGCTGGCGGCCCGCGAGAACATCTCGCGCGGGACGGCGATCACCGAGCAGCTCCTGAAGGCCGTGGAATACCCGACGGAGCTGGTGCCGGCGGGGTCGTTCCAGAAGAAAGAGAACTTGATCGGACGCGTGCCCTGCGTGACGGCGCCGGCCGGCCTGCCGATTCTGGAGGAGATGCTGGCGCCGCCGGGGAGCCGGCCGGGCATCCTGGTGAAGCCGGGGTATCGCGCGATCGCGGTGAAGATCGATGCCGGCTCGGGTGTGGACTACAACATCGAGCCAGGCTGTTTCGTGGACGTGGTGGGTTCATTCAAGGTGCGCCGCAACGGCCGCACCGAGACCATCGCCAAGACGATCATCGAGAATGCCGAGGTGGCCGCGGTGGGCCAGCGGCTCAGCCCCGACACGTCGCGCGAGGAGGATGGCGTGGGCCCGAAGCCGAAGGTCGACCCGAGCCGCATGATCCGGGCGGTGACGCTGTTCGTGAAGCCCGAGGACGTGCCCAGGCTGCTGCTGACCGAGCAGGAGGGACGCGTCAAGCTGAGCCTGCGCGGCTCTGAGGACAACGTGACGCTCGACGACCCGGCCAGCGTCAGCGACGGCGAACTGCTGGGCGATGAGGAGCCGGAAGCCAAGGCCGAGCCCGCGCCCCAGCCCGCGCCGCCGCCGGGACCGAGCCCCGCGCTGGAGTTCGTCCGCGGCCTGTTCGACAAGCTCGGCGAGCGCGCCGCGCTGGCGGCGGTGGAGCCGCAGCCGGAGCCGTGGCGCCTGCACATTTACCGTGGCAAGTCCGAAGAGGTCGTGGCCTTCAAGGATCGCAATTCGAGCGAGCGGGTGATCGAGGCGCGCGGGGCGGTCGCCGCGCCGCGTCCGGCGCCGGCCGCACCGCCGGCACCGCCGCAGCCTGCGCCGGCCCAGCCGCCGCAGCCCGCGCCGCCGAGCCCGCCCGTCGAAGCGAGCGACACGCCGGACAGCAACCAGACCGAACCCGATGAGACCGAGGAGTTCTCAGAATGA
- a CDS encoding VWA domain-containing protein → MYRARCSHRRSGTVVVQVVVCSAVILGMGALVLDIGSLRTAQTELQVAADAAALAAAMELVGNYQRGDPQAAAVAAANLYASQNAVGGQPPAVLSQDVEFGRAILDPATGKFQFEPGSSNYDAVRVTVRRVGGEDGAAPVHVPFLFAPIFGQSGTELEARAAAVLIPRDIAVVIDLSGSMDDDSELRHYKDYYGDQGDPRPAMQINLRDIWCALDGPAPSRPYVPGAEDETEYADDLGPTIGAMDTWGSPVVPQTYDPASDPGLWYSRSGYNFTNAAGLASLAARGYSADEISCLASAAQDGSYTNQWRNRTAVILGLATWKSGRVGGTPGGDGDSRVEDNVAGEFTWRAYPEYRVSWTWSGYISYVTGSNAMTGINSALRYRFGLKTFTNYLLESASQYNQTNILWQTPEQPLRAVKDAVQAMTDVIVGLDSLDHMSLEVFAQTTRHEVDLTDQLQAVPERLYHMQSAHYNSYTNIGGGILAGITELQSARARSSSAKVIVLMSDGKPNVNENGVYEGFTENVFSYVREMAQLAADQGIRIYTISVSGDADIDLMAEIAMMTGGQHFHAEGTPEEYADQLDMIFRSLGGKRTVALIE, encoded by the coding sequence ATGTACCGTGCGCGATGCAGCCATCGGCGTAGCGGAACCGTGGTGGTGCAAGTGGTAGTCTGCTCGGCGGTCATCCTGGGAATGGGGGCGCTGGTGCTCGACATCGGGAGCCTGCGCACTGCGCAGACCGAACTGCAGGTCGCGGCGGACGCCGCGGCGCTGGCGGCGGCGATGGAACTGGTCGGCAACTACCAAAGGGGAGATCCGCAGGCGGCTGCGGTGGCGGCGGCGAACTTGTACGCCAGCCAGAACGCGGTGGGCGGCCAGCCGCCAGCGGTGCTGAGTCAGGATGTCGAGTTCGGCCGGGCGATATTGGACCCGGCGACGGGCAAGTTTCAGTTTGAGCCGGGCAGCTCCAACTACGACGCGGTCCGCGTGACCGTGCGACGGGTGGGGGGCGAGGACGGCGCCGCGCCGGTGCACGTGCCGTTCCTGTTTGCTCCGATCTTCGGGCAGAGCGGCACCGAACTCGAAGCGCGGGCCGCGGCCGTGCTGATCCCGCGTGACATCGCGGTGGTGATCGACCTGTCGGGCTCGATGGATGACGACAGCGAGCTGCGGCACTACAAGGATTACTATGGCGATCAGGGGGACCCGCGGCCGGCCATGCAGATCAACCTGCGCGACATCTGGTGCGCGCTGGATGGTCCGGCGCCGTCGCGGCCGTATGTGCCCGGCGCGGAAGATGAAACCGAGTACGCCGATGACCTCGGCCCCACCATCGGCGCGATGGACACGTGGGGCAGCCCGGTGGTGCCGCAGACGTATGATCCGGCCTCGGACCCGGGTCTGTGGTACAGCCGCAGCGGCTACAACTTCACGAACGCCGCCGGACTCGCCAGCCTCGCGGCGCGCGGCTACTCGGCCGACGAGATCTCCTGCCTGGCGAGTGCGGCCCAGGACGGCAGCTACACGAACCAGTGGCGCAACCGCACGGCGGTGATCCTCGGCCTGGCGACCTGGAAAAGCGGCCGGGTGGGCGGCACGCCCGGGGGCGACGGCGACAGCCGCGTTGAAGACAACGTGGCCGGCGAGTTCACCTGGCGCGCGTACCCCGAGTACCGGGTCTCGTGGACGTGGTCCGGATACATCAGCTACGTCACCGGCTCGAACGCGATGACCGGGATCAACTCCGCGTTGCGTTACCGCTTCGGGCTGAAGACCTTCACCAACTACCTGCTCGAATCGGCCTCGCAGTACAACCAGACGAACATCCTGTGGCAGACGCCCGAGCAGCCGCTGCGCGCCGTGAAGGACGCCGTGCAGGCCATGACCGACGTGATCGTGGGGCTGGATAGCCTGGACCACATGTCGCTGGAGGTCTTCGCCCAGACGACCCGCCACGAGGTGGACCTGACGGATCAGCTCCAGGCGGTGCCGGAGCGGCTCTACCACATGCAGTCCGCCCATTACAACAGCTACACGAACATCGGGGGCGGCATCCTGGCCGGCATCACCGAGCTGCAGTCCGCGCGGGCCCGCAGCTCATCCGCGAAAGTCATCGTCCTGATGTCCGACGGCAAGCCGAACGTCAATGAGAACGGCGTGTACGAAGGCTTCACGGAGAACGTTTTCAGTTACGTGCGCGAGATGGCGCAACTGGCCGCGGATCAGGGGATCCGCATCTACACGATCAGCGTCAGCGGTGACGCCGATATCGATCTCATGGCCGAGATCGCGATGATGACCGGCGGTCAGCACTTCCACGCGGAAGGCACGCCGGAGGAGTATGCCGATCAGCTTGACATGATCTTCCGCTCGCTGGGCGGAAAGCGCACGGTCGCGCTGATCGAGTAG
- a CDS encoding type II and III secretion system protein family protein has translation MNVPTAIAEIRRCSLLTVWGVVALLGVSAARAQPAAPPAAPPTAEGLQIRVRQARGQSQLISVPVNQAALVDFSQPVREVHLANPEIADVTATAPNQILVNGKAFGTTQLVATVDGGAQQTFTVAVDLDLERLAASIRALVPRARVEVSALMDAVVLSGTVPDAESAERILQVAQIYSRQVINQMRVAGVYQVLLRCTVAELNRSATRQLGFNGWLAGDDFADAFGVSNLGGINPVDISAVDGYSATGRIPFGTQTMNLTATPTLSIGFPRVQMQVFIQALRENGLLQVLAEPNLVAVSGQEATFLAGGEFPIPVPQGGNNNSITVEFREFGVRMRFTPTVLSDDLIRLKVSPEVSEPDYSTAVTIGGYVVPGLTQRRVDTVVELGSGQTFAVGGLLSERSRATSSKVPALGDVPVIGALFSSVNYQSSQTELVVLVTPELVAPLNPDQVTYLPGADHRPPNDWELFGLGQLEGQTPANGAANGNDKAAEPTPKPKRVGDSAALRLRGPMGLAGSKEGS, from the coding sequence ATGAACGTGCCCACTGCTATCGCCGAAATTCGCCGGTGCTCACTGCTAACAGTGTGGGGAGTCGTCGCGCTCCTGGGCGTCTCCGCAGCGCGGGCCCAGCCCGCCGCGCCGCCCGCAGCCCCGCCGACCGCGGAGGGCCTGCAGATCCGGGTGCGCCAGGCCCGCGGGCAGTCGCAGTTGATCAGCGTCCCCGTGAACCAGGCGGCGCTCGTCGACTTCAGCCAGCCGGTGCGTGAAGTGCACCTGGCCAACCCGGAGATCGCGGACGTGACCGCGACCGCGCCGAACCAGATCCTCGTGAACGGCAAGGCCTTCGGGACGACGCAGCTCGTCGCGACCGTGGATGGCGGCGCGCAGCAGACGTTCACGGTGGCGGTCGACCTGGACCTCGAACGCCTGGCCGCCAGCATCCGCGCGCTCGTCCCCCGCGCCCGGGTCGAGGTCTCCGCGCTCATGGACGCGGTGGTGCTGTCCGGCACCGTGCCGGATGCCGAGTCGGCCGAGCGCATCCTGCAGGTCGCCCAGATCTACTCGCGCCAGGTCATCAACCAGATGCGCGTCGCCGGCGTCTACCAGGTCCTGCTGCGCTGCACCGTCGCGGAGCTGAACCGGTCCGCGACGCGCCAGCTCGGCTTCAACGGCTGGCTGGCCGGCGATGACTTCGCCGATGCCTTCGGCGTCTCCAACCTTGGCGGCATCAACCCCGTGGACATCAGCGCGGTCGACGGCTACTCGGCGACGGGCCGGATTCCCTTCGGCACGCAGACGATGAACCTCACGGCCACCCCGACGCTCTCGATCGGGTTCCCGCGCGTGCAGATGCAGGTCTTCATCCAGGCCCTGCGCGAGAACGGCCTGCTGCAGGTGCTCGCCGAGCCCAACCTGGTGGCCGTTAGCGGACAGGAAGCCACGTTCCTCGCCGGCGGTGAGTTTCCCATCCCCGTCCCGCAGGGCGGCAACAACAATTCGATCACCGTCGAGTTCCGTGAGTTCGGCGTGCGGATGCGCTTCACGCCCACGGTCCTCAGCGACGATCTCATCCGCCTCAAGGTCTCGCCCGAGGTGAGCGAACCGGACTACAGCACCGCCGTGACCATCGGCGGCTACGTGGTCCCGGGTCTCACCCAGCGCCGCGTCGACACCGTGGTCGAACTCGGCTCGGGGCAGACGTTCGCCGTCGGCGGACTGCTCAGCGAGCGGAGCCGCGCAACCAGCTCGAAGGTCCCCGCGCTGGGCGACGTGCCCGTCATCGGGGCGCTGTTCAGCTCGGTCAACTATCAATCCAGCCAGACGGAGCTGGTCGTGCTGGTGACGCCGGAGCTGGTCGCACCGCTCAACCCCGACCAGGTCACGTATCTGCCCGGCGCCGATCACCGGCCGCCGAACGACTGGGAGCTGTTCGGCCTGGGCCAGCTCGAGGGGCAGACGCCCGCGAACGGCGCCGCGAACGGCAACGACAAGGCCGCCGAGCCGACGCCCAAGCCCAAGCGGGTGGGCGACAGCGCGGCGCTACGGCTGCGCGGGCCGATGGGCCTGGCCGGCAGCAAGGAAGGATCTTAG